One genomic segment of Photobacterium sp. DA100 includes these proteins:
- a CDS encoding response regulator yields MRILIVEDDPILSHHLKSQLSEMGHQVQCAGTAEEGLFFAQDYPNDVAIVDIGLPDRDGISLIKDMREKGLRLPILILTARSNWQDKVTGLEAGADDYLVKPFQKEEMVARLSALVRRSAGFVKPEMTAGDIRVDLLAKQVFIQDNLLELTAFEYDLLEYLMRHSRQVVSKQRLLDVLYEDQEGDPNTIEVMISRLRKKFTNNGQENPISTIRGQGYIFELQAQ; encoded by the coding sequence ATGCGTATCCTTATTGTTGAAGACGATCCGATCCTCAGTCACCACCTGAAATCCCAACTCAGCGAGATGGGCCACCAGGTTCAGTGCGCGGGCACAGCAGAAGAAGGCCTATTCTTTGCCCAGGATTACCCTAACGATGTGGCTATTGTCGATATCGGCCTGCCTGATCGCGATGGTATCAGCCTGATCAAAGATATGCGCGAGAAAGGCCTGCGCTTGCCGATCCTAATTCTGACAGCCCGTTCTAACTGGCAAGACAAGGTCACCGGACTTGAGGCGGGGGCCGATGACTATCTGGTCAAGCCGTTCCAGAAAGAAGAAATGGTGGCACGACTCAGTGCACTGGTCCGCCGCAGTGCTGGCTTTGTCAAACCCGAGATGACGGCCGGAGACATTCGCGTCGATCTGCTGGCCAAGCAAGTGTTTATTCAGGATAACCTGCTTGAGCTTACCGCGTTTGAGTACGACTTGCTGGAATACCTGATGCGCCACAGCCGCCAGGTCGTCTCTAAGCAGCGTCTACTGGATGTGCTGTACGAAGATCAGGAAGGCGATCCGAACACTATCGAAGTGATGATCAGCCGCCTGCGCAAGAAGTTCACCAATAACGGCCAGGAAAACCCAATTTCCACCATCCGCGGTCAAGGCTATATTTTCGAACTTCAAGCCCAGTAA
- a CDS encoding ATP-binding protein: MKRIIQPRLRRRVLVTSVAIIVLITSALAGVINQLYSQSYMAAYSSELVAQMPMVVAQLNRAGLIKDVDKWIDSVDPSDTDYMSVVCDKTDHTIWLSEEAKEANIGNICSELPDSIPVPTLVETKEGENYIAYNMSQEREGGSVYQLVVLRSGDSYVSSLNQLHKRTTFYLGLFVLIAIAFLIAAFHWSFQPLRKMASQLDQMTDSKRDKLDDDFPMELQDVTLALNRLIEISNAQKGRYRHAMDDLAHSLKTRLAATNALLDDKDIPRFELNQRVMEQISQMDELVQYQLKRAMMGQQGLQKDKTELKPLTDSFSRLLSKVYNEKNVALRCFFNDKLTLPVNRSDLMELLGNLLENAYRFCITEVRVIVQEKPDRYIIIIEDDGPGVPEEMREAIFQRGVRADQLNPGQGIGLSVCHEIVMSYKGTIHVKTASIEGAAFVIELPKH; the protein is encoded by the coding sequence ATGAAGAGAATTATCCAACCGCGGCTTCGCCGCCGAGTTCTTGTCACTTCCGTCGCGATCATTGTTCTGATCACCTCAGCACTGGCTGGGGTGATTAACCAGCTTTATAGCCAAAGCTATATGGCCGCGTACTCTTCCGAACTGGTCGCCCAAATGCCGATGGTCGTTGCCCAGCTCAACCGTGCCGGCCTGATCAAAGATGTCGACAAATGGATAGACTCGGTCGACCCGTCTGATACTGACTATATGTCGGTGGTCTGTGACAAAACCGACCATACCATTTGGCTTTCCGAGGAGGCCAAAGAAGCCAATATTGGCAACATCTGCAGCGAGCTCCCCGACAGTATTCCTGTGCCTACCCTGGTTGAGACCAAGGAGGGTGAGAATTATATCGCCTATAACATGAGCCAGGAACGGGAAGGAGGAAGTGTCTACCAGTTGGTGGTACTCCGCTCGGGGGATTCCTATGTGTCATCGCTCAATCAGCTGCACAAACGGACCACTTTCTACCTCGGCTTGTTTGTCCTTATCGCAATTGCATTCTTGATTGCCGCATTCCACTGGAGTTTCCAGCCACTGCGCAAGATGGCATCGCAACTGGATCAGATGACCGATTCAAAGCGCGACAAGCTTGATGATGATTTCCCCATGGAGCTGCAAGATGTGACCTTGGCACTCAACCGCTTGATTGAAATCAGCAACGCGCAGAAAGGCCGTTATCGCCATGCGATGGATGACTTGGCACATAGCCTAAAAACACGCTTAGCTGCAACCAACGCGCTGCTTGATGACAAGGATATCCCGCGCTTCGAGTTGAACCAGCGGGTGATGGAGCAGATCAGCCAAATGGACGAACTTGTCCAGTACCAGCTGAAACGTGCCATGATGGGCCAGCAGGGGCTGCAGAAAGACAAAACCGAGCTAAAGCCACTGACGGACAGCTTCAGCCGCTTGCTCAGTAAAGTGTATAACGAGAAAAACGTCGCATTGCGTTGCTTCTTCAACGACAAATTGACGCTACCGGTCAACCGCAGTGATTTGATGGAGTTGCTGGGTAACCTGCTGGAAAATGCCTACCGCTTCTGTATTACCGAAGTACGGGTCATTGTTCAGGAGAAACCCGATCGCTACATCATCATCATTGAAGATGATGGCCCCGGGGTACCGGAAGAAATGCGCGAAGCGATTTTCCAACGCGGCGTCCGAGCGGATCAGCTCAACCCTGGACAAGGGATTGGCCTGTCGGTCTGCCACGAAATCGTCATGAGTTACAAAGGGACTATCCATGTCAAAACCGCATCCATTGAAGGGGCCGCCTTTGTGATTGAATTGCCGAAGCATTAA